GGAACTAAGCGTGCATTGGTGGTCAGCGGTTTTGATGAATATGATGAAATTTCACTTTGTGCCCCAACCAAAATCACTGAACTCAAAGATGGAAAAATTTCAAGCTATGATTTTACGCCTGTTGAAGTAGGGCTTGATTACGCTCAACACGCTATGTTAGTGGGTGGAGATAGCTTTGTTAATAAACAAATTACATTGGATATTTTTCATAATATTCCTTCGGTAAAAAGTGATTTAGTATGTCTTAACACAGGTGCGGGACTTTATTTGTATGGATTAGCAGAATCAATTGCTGAAGGCTATTTACAAGCCAAAGAAATTCTAAAAACTAAAAAAGTGTTTGATGTATTAGAAGATTTTCAGAAAATGAGTCATCTCACTCTTTAAAATAAAAGTGTCATCAATGACACTTTTATAGAGTTGATTATTTGCTTTTTTTCATTTTGATATCAAGAGCGAAGCGACCACTTCCCAAAAACATGATAGCTAGAGCACCAAACAAATAAAGTCCTTGCAATTCAACAATCCAACCCCCGCTTTTTTCATTGAGAATAAAAATATTTCCTGATGTGAGTGCAAAAATAGCCATAAGCATTGTAAAGATAATCAAGATAGAAGCTATTTTAACACGAAAACCTATTATAAGCATAATTGGGGCTAGAACTTCGCCTAAAAAAACTCCATAACTTATCCATGCAGGCAATCCCATGCCTTCTATTAAGCCTGATACTCCATTAATGCCATCAATAATCTTAAAAATACCATGAAAAAGCATCAATATGCCAATGTTAAGTCTTAAAATTAATTTACCTATATCTTCAAACATGAAAATCCTTTATTTTTGATTTTTTTAATTTATTCTATTTATCATAAGAAATTATATATTAAATTTTTCAGATATTTTAATCTTTTTAGGTTTAATACATAAAATACCTCACTCGTATTCTAATAAGTGTTGTTACGCTTGGACGCGGATAATCTTTGTAAGCAATTTCAATAGTTTTGAGGGTATTTTTATCCAAAATAATAGAACCTGATTTTGTGAGGATTCTAAGATTACTGATATCTCCATTGGGGTGCAAATAAAATTCAACTGCATTTTGGCCGTCTTGCCCGAGATAAGCAGCTGTTCTTGGATATTCAAGATAATTTTGTGTGATTCTCCCAATTTCTCTTAAGTTATTTTTAATAAAATCTTTTTGAGCACTCCCTAAATCTCCAAATTCTTCCCCATATAATTCATCAATGTCTTTTTTGGTTTGAGGATCCATGCCTTTGTTATTTTCAACACTTGAGTTTGTCGCTTCAGAAGAAGAGGGCATTTGTAAGGCTAATGCTTGATCTTTGGTAAGGAGAGATAAATTTTTAGGATCAATATAATTTTTATCATATTTGTTTAAGGCTTTATTTGAGGAGTTGG
The DNA window shown above is from Helicobacter sp. 11S03491-1 and carries:
- a CDS encoding energy transducer TonB, whose amino-acid sequence is MQDKNSQKRFIVALVLSIFIHLLILAIIYGLNKLTQNQKPHLEKINASNLLILKRGHSQDPSKHNRGAPPPTLASKNNPNPNSPTQPLIQMPLPKPSAMQTQKPSPQKQNQEKTKNKINQQKKQTNSSNKALNKYDKNYIDPKNLSLLTKDQALALQMPSSSEATNSSVENNKGMDPQTKKDIDELYGEEFGDLGSAQKDFIKNNLREIGRITQNYLEYPRTAAYLGQDGQNAVEFYLHPNGDISNLRILTKSGSIILDKNTLKTIEIAYKDYPRPSVTTLIRIRVRYFMY
- a CDS encoding DoxX family protein, encoding MFEDIGKLILRLNIGILMLFHGIFKIIDGINGVSGLIEGMGLPAWISYGVFLGEVLAPIMLIIGFRVKIASILIIFTMLMAIFALTSGNIFILNEKSGGWIVELQGLYLFGALAIMFLGSGRFALDIKMKKSK